Part of the Desulfobacterales bacterium genome is shown below.
GGAGCAGGTGCATACATGGCGAAGAAGTTATGATATATCGCCGGGAGCACTGGATGCTCAGGACCCAAGGCATCCCGGATTCGATCCGCGATATGCCGGACTGGATTTCAAGGTTCTGCCAGCAACCGAGTCCCTCAAAGACACACTGAACCGGGTGCTTCCTTACTGGCACCAGGCCATAGCGCCGGCTTTGAAAAAGGGACGTCGAATCATCATATCCGCCCACGGCAACAGTATCAGGGCACTGGTCAAACATCTTGATAATATCTCGGAACAGGACATCTCCGGGCTGAACATTCCCACCGGCATTCCGCTGGTTTATGAACTGGATCAGCAGCATCTGTCTCCGATCACGCATTATTATCTGGGAGATCCGGAACGTGTCAGAAAAGCTACTGAGAAAGTCGCCGGGCAGCTAAAACAGTCGTGAGCCAAAAGCAGTCGTGAGTCGTGAGTTAAAAACAGTCGTGGGTCGCAAGCCGGAACAGCCGTGAGGCCCAGCAGGCGTGAGTTACAAGAGTCGAGGCTATTGAGTCGCAAGCGTCTTGAATCGTCAGGGATGGATTTTTGCGTTTTTAATGAAAGGGAAACTGGTTATGGATATTACTCAGAATATTTTTACCAATCTGCCTCCCCGTCTCAGCGGACTCGGGGAAATCGCTGCGAATCTGTGGTGGAGCTGGCATCCGGAAGCCCGTATGCTGTTTAAAAAAATTGACCGGCAGACCTGGAAAAAAAACATGCACAATCCGGTAAAAATGCTCAGCGAGCTTTCGGCAGAAACACTGAATATATTTGCAAATGACCTGGAATACCTTCGTCATTATGACGTGGTAATTGATAAATTCCGCAGGGAAATTCTGGAACAGAAATGCAGTATCCGCGACAAACCTGTGGATATCGAAACCCACAGAATCGCCTATTTTTCCGCGGAATACGGCCTGCATCATTCCCTGCCGTTTTATGCCGGTGGACTGGGATTTCTCGCCGGGGATTTTATCAAGGAAAGCAGCGATCTGAGATTGCCCCTGACGGCCATTGGATTCATGTATCCGGAAGGATATCTGTATCAGCGGATTCGGGAAGATGGATGGCAGGAGAATTTTGATCAGATTCTGGACCGGGATGCAGCTTCCATTTATCGGGTACTGGACGAAAACGGCAAGCAGCTTTTGGTCAAGGTGCCTTTGATCCAGCCGGAGGTGTATGTGGCGGTATGGAAAATTTCAGTGGGCCGGGTGTGCCTGTATCTGATGGATACGGATATTGAAATCAATGACCCCTGGAACCATGGCATTTCATCCCGCCTTTATACCGGTGATCTTGAGCAGCGGCTTCGCCAGGAAATCGTTCTCGGGATCGGCGGATCAGAGGTGCTCGAAAAGCTGGGAATCAAACATTCCATTCTTCATCTGAACGAAGGCCACCCGGCGTTTGCAATTCTGGAACGGATCAGGGATCGGATTCTCGAAGGCATGAGTTTTGAAGAAGCGGCGGAAAATGTTCGGCAGACGACCGTGTTTACGACCCATACGCCGGTTCCGGCCGGCCATGACGTGTTCCCGTTTCATCTTCTCGAAAAGTATTTCAGTTCCTACTGGCCCTCTCTGGGGCTGGATCACGATAAGTTCATGAAGCTGGGAATCCATCCTGAAAATCCGACAGCAGGGTTTAATATGACGGCGTTTGCATTGAGGATGTCGGGTTTTAGAAACTGTGTCAGTAAAAAACACCAGCAGGTGACACGTCGGATGTGGCAGTGTATGTGGCCTCAGGTGTCTGAAGAGGCCATTCCCATCGATTATGTCACCAACGGGGTTCATTTGCCCAAATGGATTGAGCCCAAAATGCATTTACTGTTTAATAAATATTTCGGTCAGGACTGGATAGATGATCATGACAGCCAGTATATCTGGGAACTGATCGAGGAAATACCGGATGATGAACTGTGGCGGACTCATTACTGGCTGAAAATTAAACTCATCGATGCCATCCGGGATCAGACCCGTCAGCGCTGGGCCAGGGATCATGTCAGTCCGTCCATGCTGGTACCCGGGGGAACATTTCTGGATCCATCGGTGCTTACCATCGGTTTCGGCCGGCGATTTGCCACGTACAAGCGGGCGGATCTGATTTTTTATGACACGAATCGGTTGAAAAAAATGCTCAACGACCGCTGGAAACCCATTCAGATCATATTTGCTGGAAAGGCCCATCCGGCCGATGACCCGGGAAAACGAATTCTGCAGCGGATATTCAATGCCGCCCGTGATCCGGAGATGGGCGGGCGCATTGCATTTGTGGAAAATTACGGCGAGCAGTTCGCCCAATATATGGTTCATGGCGTGGATGTGTGGCTGAACAATCCCATCCCCCCGATGGAGGCAAGCGGAACCAGCGGAATGAAGGCGGCGCTCAACGGGGTACCGCATCTGAGCATTTGTGACGGGTGGTGGATGGAAGGCTACAACGGCAAAAACGGCTGGTCCTTCGGGTCGAAAAGTGATGATAAAGACAGAGACAAGGCGGACGCCGAAGCCCTCTACGACCTGCTGGAAAACCGGATCATCCCCATGTATTACAAGGTCTCTGAAAAGGGGATACGCCACGAATGGGTCCGGGTCATGAAAGAATCCATCAAAAGCTGCGCCCCGCAGTTTTCATCACGACGCATGGTCAAAGAGTATATCGAAAAATTTTATGCCAGGGCCATGATGGCGGTGAATTAAGTGAGCAGGACTGAGTGTTGAGGACTGGGTAAAAAAAAGGATAGCAACTCGAAAGGGTAGGGGCGGCCCCCCGTGTCCGCCTATCGGATGGTACTGGACAGCAGACAGAGGACAGAAGTCAGATTAACCCTTAACCCTTAACCCTTTACAGATCACAGGTAACCCACCATGAACCCACCAGAACATTTTCAATCCCTATTTCCGGATGAGGCAGAGATTCCGGAGCAATTTGCGCTTCGGGAGCCGTTCTCCCAGGATTTTTATCTGTCTGACGGCCAGCTGCGTTACTGGAAGGGACCCATTCACACGGTGGCATCACCGGTATGCGTGAAAACGGCCGCAGGCGTGGAGCGTAAATGTATCGGATACTACCCTCTGGTGACGCAAGTCGAGGCGATGGACGCATTGGCGGCAGCGGTCAAGGCATACAGCAGCGGAAGAGGACTCTGGCCCACCATGTCGGTAGCCGGCCGGATCAGCATCGTTCAGGAATTTGTCTGCCGCATGAAGGAGCAGAAACAGCAGGTGGTCAATCTCCTGATGTGGGAAATCGGAAAATCCCGGGCCGACTCCGAAAAGGAATTCGACCGGACCGTGGATTATATCCAGGGCACGGTGGATGCCGTAAAAGATCTGGATCGCGTCTCCAGCCGGTTTGTGATCGAACAGGGCATTATCGGCCAGATCCGTCGCGCGCCGCTTGGGGTGGTTCTCTGCATGGGCCCGTATAACTACCCGCTCAATGAAACCTTTACCACCCTGATTCCGGCACTGATCATGGGAAATACCGTGATTTTAAAGCCGCCCAAACACGGCGCCCTGCTGTACGGTCCGCTGTTGGCCGCGTTTCAGGAGGTGTTTCCCGAAGGCGTCATCAACGTGCTCTACGGCCGGGGAAGAGAGATCATTCCCGCCCTGATGGCAACCGGAAGTGTGAATGTGCTGGCGCTGATCGGATCAAGCCGTGCGGCCGATGCATTGCGCTGGCAGCACCCGAAACCGCATCGGCTCAGGTGTGTGCTGGGGCTTGAAGCCAAAAATGCCGCCATCATCCTCCCGGATGCCGACCTTGACCTGACGGTCAGGGAATGCGTGATGGGCTGCCTGTCATTTAACGGCCAGCGCTGCACGGCGCTGAAGATTCTTTTTGTTCATTCAAAGGTAAGATATGAATTTTTGAGCCGTTTTTCAGAGGCTGTCAGCCGGCTTGAAGTCGGCGTGCCATGGAAAGACAACGTGTTTATTACCCCCCTGCCGGAGCCGGATAAGCCGCAGTACCTCACGGATCTGATCACCGATGCCGGACAGCATGGGGCTGAGGTCATCAATCCGAATGGCGGGGCGGTGTATCACAGTTTTTTCTATCCGGCAATTCTGTTTCCGGTCAATGACCGGATGCGGGTATATCATGAGGAGCAGTTCGGTCCGGTCATTCCCGTATGTGAGTTTGATGATATTGAAGCGCCCATCAGCTATGTGGTGAAATCCGATTATGGTCAGCAGCTGAGCATTTTCGGGACCGATCCGAACCGGATAGCCGCGCTGGTCGATCCCTTGGTCAATCAGGTGTGCCGCCTCAACATCAACTGCCAGTGCCAGAGAGGACCGGATACATTTCCGTTCACCGGCAGGAAAGATTCCGCCGAGGGAACTCTGTCCGTATCCGATGCCCTTCGCGCATTTTCCATCCGGACCCTCGTTGCCGCAAAGGACGTGGCACTCAATCAGCACATTCTGACACGGATTGTCAGAGAGCATAAGTCCAATTTTCTGTCCACGGATTTTATTTTTTGAGATGGTTAAAAAAAATATCCGCAGATTACGCAGATTTTTTTCTCGTCCCAGGGCTCTGAACGGGAATGTTTTAAGCGAATATTTTATATGCTTTAGAAGGGTTAAGAGTGCTTATCTTATATTTTACTTGAAGTAACTAATTTCAAGGAGCTTGAAAATAAATCTTATTTTCGTCTCGTTCGTCCTGCCCATCATGGCATTATATGACCCAATGAACAGGATTTTAGTTCTGACACTATCATCTGGGATATACAAAACGCCCAACCATCTAATTAGTCGCAAAAACTCGTCGGTTTTACGGGGTTTATTGCTCAGTCCTTAATTCAGAAATTTCCGAAAAAAAAGCCATACATTTTTTTTGATTACCACTTGTTTTCAGCTAAAATTACAAAATGCCGAATCAAAAATTTTATATGTTAAAACAGAGGGTTGAATGCGATATTGAACAAAATATTTTCATGGGGCTCCAAAAAATGTATTTTTTCGCTTCTTTCTCGACAAAAATTTCGAAAAATTGTTATAATGCCTGTTAACAACAGCTGAGAAAGAATGGTAATCAGATTTTTTTTAAAAATGGTTACATCCCTATCCTTTCTGTCAGTGGTGAAATTTTCCGTTTTGTACGTTTTTTTTGAGGCCGAGCTTGGAAGGTGAGCAGCAAGGAGCTTGTTTTGGCAGTATCCCTCTTAGCCCTTAATTCATACACCCTATACCCTTAACCGTTAACCATTATACCGTTATGATTTACACAGTAACATTGAATCCGGCGCTGGATCGGGGCATGGTGGTAGAGGCGCTTACCACGGACGATACGGTCCGGGCAATTTCCGAAACCGTTTTTGCTGCCGGAAAGGGGATTGATGTCTCACGCGTGATCAAGGAGCTGAACGGTCAGAGTGTCACGCTGGGGTTTGTAGGCGGTTACGACGGGCTGAACCTGGAGGGGCTTTTGATCAATGCCGGTATTCTGACCCAGTTTACCCGGATTTCCGGTGAAACCCGGATCAACATTATTCTGAAAGAACGACAAAACAGCCGCCAGTTTGTCATCAGTGCGGCAGGCCCACAGGTAACCGCCGCGGAAATCGGGTTGTTTTATCAGAATTTCAGGCAGATTTCCGATATGACCTATCTGGTGATGAGCGGCAGTCTTCCCAGGGGAGTCAGCTCAAATCTCTATGGGCAGCTGATTCTGGAAGCCCGGAAAAAGGGTGCATTTATTGTACTGGATACCGATGGGGCCGCTCTGAAAGAGTCCATCGAATATCAGCCGACCTGTATCAAACCCAATCAGCATGAACTTTCCCGGCTGGTCGGACGCCCGGTTGAAACCGAGTCTGAAATTCTGGCAGCCTGCGAGCAGCTTCGCCAATACGGAATAGGGTATATTCTGGTGTCACGTGGCAAAAATGGGATGATCCTGTTCACGGAAAAAGTCAGACTGAAAGCCGTTTCACCTCCGATTGAAGCCGACAGCACCGTCGGTGCCGGAGATTCAGCAGTCGCCGGATTTGTCCTGGCGCATTTCAGGGGGATGGATCTGGCCCGATGCCTCAAATTCGCCTGCGCCGCCGGTACCGCCACCGCCCAGACCCCGGGAACCGAACTGTGCCACCGAAGCGATGTGGAAACGTTAATGGATAAGATTCAGATCACCTCTTTGGATTAATTCTGATGGTCTCGTAAAGTACCCGCATCCGTCATTCCCGTGTAGGCGGGAATCCGGAACCTGTTGAAATGACTGGATCAAAAAAAATGAACCCAATTTCCCTCTATACCGGCCGGATCAGCGCGGTGCGCGGCAGTGTGGTGGATGCCGTGTTTCCCGAAGGCCTTCCCCCCATGTACTCGATCCTGAAGACCGGGCCGCAGGACCGCATCATTATTGAAGTGGTGGATCATCCCGATCCCGAATGCGTGCGCGGTATTGCCCTGACCTCATCGGCGGGGCTGGGAAGAGGGGATGTGGTCCGCACGGACGGCCTTCCGCTTCAGGCGCCGATCGGCCCTCAGCTGCTGGGGAGGATGTTTAACGTGTTCGGCCAGCCGGTAGACAACAAACCGGCGCCGGATAACGTTACCCTCAAATCCATTCATCAGCCACCCATGGCGCTGGCCCGGCGGGAGACCAGTGAGGAGATTTTTGTCACCGGCATCAAGGCCATCGATCTTCTCATTCCGCTGGAACAGGGGGGAAAGGCCGGCCTGTTCGGCGGAGCGGGGGTGGGAAAAACCGTTCTGATTACAGAATTGATCCATAACATGGTCGGAAAGCATAAAGGGGTGAGCATTTTCTGCGGAATCGGTGAACGCTGCCGGGAAGGTGAAGAACTTTACCGTGAAATGGATGAGGCCGGAGTGCTGAAAAATACGGCCATGGTGTTCGGCCAGATGAATGAATCTCCCGGGGCGCGGTTCCGTGTGGGGCATGTGGCGCTGACCATGGCCGAATATTTCCGAGATGATGAGGGAAAAGACGTTCTGCTCCTGATCGATAATATTTTCCGTTTTATCCAGGCCGGCATGGAGCTGTCCGGCCTGCTGGGAAGACTCCCCTCCCGTCTCGGGTATCAGCCGACCATGGGCACGGAGCTTGCCGAACTTGAAGAAAGAATCTCGAGTTCAAAAAAAGCGGCCATTACCTCCATACAGGCCGTGTATGTGCCGGCAGATGACCTGACCGATCCGTCAGCGGTTCATACCTTCTCGCATCTTTCCGCTACCATTGTACTTTCCCGGAAAAGAGCCGGCGAGGGGTTTTACCCGGCCATCGATCCCCTGGAATCCCGTTCCATGATGCTGACGCCTAAAGTCGTCGGGGTTAAACACTATCAGGTAGCCCAGGCAGTCAGGAAAACACTGGCAACCTATGAGGAACTCAAGGATATCATTGCCATGCTCGGTATTGAAGAACTGTCCCGGGAGGATCGGAAAACCGTCGAACAGGCCAGGCGTCTGGAGCGTTTCATGACCCAGCCGTTTTTTACCACCAAACAGTTTACAGGTTATGAAGGCAGGATGGTGGATCTGGCAGATACGATCGACGGGTGCGAGCGCATATTAAATGACGAATTTTCCAAGGCATCCGAAAGTGACCTGTATATGATCGGTACGGTTAAAGAGGTCAAATCCCGTTGAGACTCAAGATCTATACACCGGCAGATATTTTTCTCGACCAGGAGGTCACCAGTGTGGTCGGGGAAAGTCCGGCCGGAAGCTTCTGCCTGCTGCCCCGTCATATTGATTATGTAACGGCGCTGGTTCCGGGGATTTTGTCTTGCCTGACTCCGACAAATGAAGAGCGCTTTCTGGGGGTTGATGGCGGAATTCTGGTCAAACTGGCGGATCAGGTCCAGGTGGCTGCCGGGTGGGTGGTCAAAGGAGAGCTGGGAGAACTCAGGCAGCAGGTGGAGCGGATGATTTCCGACGCAGATGAAAAGCAGCGCAAAACCCGAAGTTCGGTAGCCCGGCTGGAGGCCGATTTCATCAGACGGTTCATGGAGTTTGGGAAAATTGGAAAAGTCTGAAAAAGATAACCCCTCGTCGCAACAGCGTTTTTCAGAAGATGTGCGCATCCGGGAACAGCGAAAAATCCGCTCCCGCAAAGAGGAAAACCGGAATGTCTGGTTCGGTCTGGGCATGTTCGGCGTGGTCGGATGGTCAGTGGCGATTCCCACGCTGATCGCGATCTTTGTCGGCGTCTGGATCGATGTGACATGGAAAAGCCCGTATTCGTGGACATTGATGCTGCTGTTCGTGGGTATTGTGGTCGGCTGTATCAATGCCTGGTTCTGGATAAAGCGTGAACAAAGGAATATTTTCAGTGACCGGGAATCGGATGAGGACTTGAAATGATGAAAAAAACGACGGAGAGGCTGCCAGGAATTAATGAATCAACCTGTTGAACTCTATATCCGGGCAGCTGCCCTTTTCTGGGGACTATTTCTGGGCGTATTTTATTTTGGCGGCCTGTGGCTGACCGTTCGAAAATTACCGGTATCGAGGAAACCGAAGACTTTATGGATAGCCAGCTTCATGCTTCGCCTGATCGTCTTGCTCTCAGGCCTGTGGCTGGTGCTCCGGCAAGATATGATTGCCTTTGGCATTGCATTTATCAGCGTGATGGTTGCCCGGGTTGTGATTTCAAAAACAGTCGGGAGGCAGAAAGAGTCGTGGGTCGAGAGTCAAAAACAGTCGTGAATCAACGCTTCGCCAATTCAAAAAAAGTCCCGGAGCGGCATTTTCCGTCATTCCCGCGAAAGCGGGAATCCAGTATGCCTTAAACTGTACACCCTTAACCATTTTTTCAACCATTCCGAGGCCTCATGCACATAAGCCCCGACAATATCATTTACTGGCAGCACGGAAGCATAGCCCTGAACGGGACGATCGTATTTACCTGGATCGTGATGGGGTTTCTGGTGGTTGGGTCATGGATTGTGACCCGGAAGCTGTCTTCGGATGTGACGATTTCACGGGGGCAGAACCTGCTGGAGATCATTGTTCTTGGGATGGTCAGGCAGATCCGGGAAGTGAGCCGGCATAAGCCGGTCGAACTGCTGCCGTTTCTCGGCACCCTGTTTCTGTTTGTTGCGATATCCAATCTGCTTTCGGTCGTGCCCGGGTTTCAGACGCCTACCGGGTCATTGTCCACCACGGCAGCCCTGTCCCTGTGCGTGTTTGTCATGGTGCCGGTGTATGGTATTTCGCAAAGCAGTTTAACCCAATATCTGAAAAATTATATCCGGCCGAGTGCGTTTATGCTCCCCTTTAACCTCATGGGGGAAATCAGCCGGACCCTGGCACTGGCAGTCCGGCTGTTCGGAAATATCATGAGCGGCAGCATGATCGCTGCAATTTTATTGTCAGTAGCGCCGCTTTTTCTGCCGATTATCATGCAGCTGTTCGGTCTGCTGACCGGACTGGTTCAGGCGTATATTTTTTCCATCCTCGCAGCGGTGTATCTTGCCGCCGGGATGGAGGTCCAGACAACGCATAAAAAAGATGCATCGAAAGGAGACGGATAAGATGGATAATTTAGGCCTTGTGGCGGTCATCTCCATAGCTACTGCCGGCCTGTGTATCGGAATCGGTGCCATTGGCCCGGCGCTCGGGGAAGGGAGGGCGCTGGCTCAGGCCTTAAGTTCCATTGCCCAGCAGCCCGATGAGACCACGGTCATCACCCGGACACTGTTTGTCGGGCTGGCCATGGTCGAGTCCACGGCTATTTACTGTTTTGTGGTGGCGATGATCCTGATTTTTGCCAATCCGTTCTGGAATTATTTTCTGAGCAAGGCAGGAGGGTAGGGCGGTGCTGATCAACTGGTTCACAGTGTTTGCACAAATTGTCAATTTCCTGATTCTGGTCTATCTGCTCAAGCGGTTTTTGTACGGGCCGATCATCCGTGCCATGCAGGAGCGGGAGAAAAAGGTGGCGCTGAAGATGCAGTCGGCCGAAAAGGCGCGAAAAGAAGCCCTGATGCGATCCCAGGACCTGGATCGGCAAAGGGTAAAACTGGATGAGGAAAAAGAGCAGATCCTGGACGAGGCAAAGAAAGAAGTGGCTACCTGGAAGGAAAATGAAGTCGGGCAGATCCGGGAGCAGATCAGTCAGCAGCGGCAGGCATGGGTCGATACGGTTGAAAGTGAGAAACAGGCCTTTATCCAGCAGCTGAAGCAGAAGGTGATCTGCCAGACCCTGAAGATATCCAGAAAAGCGCTGTGCGATCTGGCCGGAGAAGACCTGGAGCGCCTTGCGGTCCAACGGTTTACCGAAAAAATCCGTAGTGCCATCGAGGAAAATAAACACCTCATATCCGGCATCGGGGATCAGATTTCGGTACGCTCGGGTTTTGAAATGGATCAGACACAGCAGCAGCAGATCACCCAGACCCTTAACGGATTTTTCCCGCAGGCGCATGCCACCGGGTTTGATATTGACCGCAATATCGGGTTCGGAATCGAACTGATCGCCGGCGACTGGAAAGTGTCATGGAACCTGGCCGTGTATCTCGGGAAAATGGAAGAAGAAGTCCTTGCATCTCTTGCTTCAGCCTGCGGGGCGACCCCATGAGCCGCTCGGATCTGATGTCGCTTCTGGATGATATCGGGCAGTCTGTCGAGCAGACAGTTGACGGATTTTCTCCGTCGCTTGAGGTCGAAGAGGTCGGCCGGATACAGTCGATCGCGGAAGGCATCGTTCAGGTCACAGGCCTTGGAAACGTAAAATCCGAAGAACTGGTCGTGCTGGGTAAAGGTGTCATGGGACTGGTGCTGGATATTTTGCCGGATCTGATCGGAATCGCCCTTCTCGAAAGCCAGGCCTCGCTGAAAGCCGGTGATGAGGTGACCCGAAGCGGCAGAATTCTGGATGTTCCTGTCGGAGAGGCCCTGATCGGACGGGTGGTGGACCCTCTGGGCCGGCCGCTGGATGAACTGGGCATGGTTAATGCCAGTGAACATTGGCCGGTGATGAGAGATGCCCCGGAAATCATCAACCGGTCTCCTGTTGAAAAACCGCTCCAGACCGGACTCAAGGTGATTGACGCACTGATTCCCATCGGAT
Proteins encoded:
- the gpmA gene encoding 2,3-diphosphoglycerate-dependent phosphoglycerate mutase, which translates into the protein MIKLVFLRHGQSTWNLENKFTGWTDVDLTDLGIEEAHYAAEALKTAGYVFDQAYTSVLKRAIRTLWIVMDDMDLMWIPVHVSWRLNERHYGVLQGLNKRETAEKYGMEQVHTWRRSYDISPGALDAQDPRHPGFDPRYAGLDFKVLPATESLKDTLNRVLPYWHQAIAPALKKGRRIIISAHGNSIRALVKHLDNISEQDISGLNIPTGIPLVYELDQQHLSPITHYYLGDPERVRKATEKVAGQLKQS
- the glgP gene encoding alpha-glucan family phosphorylase — its product is MDITQNIFTNLPPRLSGLGEIAANLWWSWHPEARMLFKKIDRQTWKKNMHNPVKMLSELSAETLNIFANDLEYLRHYDVVIDKFRREILEQKCSIRDKPVDIETHRIAYFSAEYGLHHSLPFYAGGLGFLAGDFIKESSDLRLPLTAIGFMYPEGYLYQRIREDGWQENFDQILDRDAASIYRVLDENGKQLLVKVPLIQPEVYVAVWKISVGRVCLYLMDTDIEINDPWNHGISSRLYTGDLEQRLRQEIVLGIGGSEVLEKLGIKHSILHLNEGHPAFAILERIRDRILEGMSFEEAAENVRQTTVFTTHTPVPAGHDVFPFHLLEKYFSSYWPSLGLDHDKFMKLGIHPENPTAGFNMTAFALRMSGFRNCVSKKHQQVTRRMWQCMWPQVSEEAIPIDYVTNGVHLPKWIEPKMHLLFNKYFGQDWIDDHDSQYIWELIEEIPDDELWRTHYWLKIKLIDAIRDQTRQRWARDHVSPSMLVPGGTFLDPSVLTIGFGRRFATYKRADLIFYDTNRLKKMLNDRWKPIQIIFAGKAHPADDPGKRILQRIFNAARDPEMGGRIAFVENYGEQFAQYMVHGVDVWLNNPIPPMEASGTSGMKAALNGVPHLSICDGWWMEGYNGKNGWSFGSKSDDKDRDKADAEALYDLLENRIIPMYYKVSEKGIRHEWVRVMKESIKSCAPQFSSRRMVKEYIEKFYARAMMAVN
- a CDS encoding NADP-dependent glyceraldehyde-3-phosphate dehydrogenase; amino-acid sequence: MNPPEHFQSLFPDEAEIPEQFALREPFSQDFYLSDGQLRYWKGPIHTVASPVCVKTAAGVERKCIGYYPLVTQVEAMDALAAAVKAYSSGRGLWPTMSVAGRISIVQEFVCRMKEQKQQVVNLLMWEIGKSRADSEKEFDRTVDYIQGTVDAVKDLDRVSSRFVIEQGIIGQIRRAPLGVVLCMGPYNYPLNETFTTLIPALIMGNTVILKPPKHGALLYGPLLAAFQEVFPEGVINVLYGRGREIIPALMATGSVNVLALIGSSRAADALRWQHPKPHRLRCVLGLEAKNAAIILPDADLDLTVRECVMGCLSFNGQRCTALKILFVHSKVRYEFLSRFSEAVSRLEVGVPWKDNVFITPLPEPDKPQYLTDLITDAGQHGAEVINPNGGAVYHSFFYPAILFPVNDRMRVYHEEQFGPVIPVCEFDDIEAPISYVVKSDYGQQLSIFGTDPNRIAALVDPLVNQVCRLNINCQCQRGPDTFPFTGRKDSAEGTLSVSDALRAFSIRTLVAAKDVALNQHILTRIVREHKSNFLSTDFIF
- the pfkB gene encoding 1-phosphofructokinase produces the protein MIYTVTLNPALDRGMVVEALTTDDTVRAISETVFAAGKGIDVSRVIKELNGQSVTLGFVGGYDGLNLEGLLINAGILTQFTRISGETRINIILKERQNSRQFVISAAGPQVTAAEIGLFYQNFRQISDMTYLVMSGSLPRGVSSNLYGQLILEARKKGAFIVLDTDGAALKESIEYQPTCIKPNQHELSRLVGRPVETESEILAACEQLRQYGIGYILVSRGKNGMILFTEKVRLKAVSPPIEADSTVGAGDSAVAGFVLAHFRGMDLARCLKFACAAGTATAQTPGTELCHRSDVETLMDKIQITSLD
- the atpD gene encoding F0F1 ATP synthase subunit beta, whose translation is MNPISLYTGRISAVRGSVVDAVFPEGLPPMYSILKTGPQDRIIIEVVDHPDPECVRGIALTSSAGLGRGDVVRTDGLPLQAPIGPQLLGRMFNVFGQPVDNKPAPDNVTLKSIHQPPMALARRETSEEIFVTGIKAIDLLIPLEQGGKAGLFGGAGVGKTVLITELIHNMVGKHKGVSIFCGIGERCREGEELYREMDEAGVLKNTAMVFGQMNESPGARFRVGHVALTMAEYFRDDEGKDVLLLIDNIFRFIQAGMELSGLLGRLPSRLGYQPTMGTELAELEERISSSKKAAITSIQAVYVPADDLTDPSAVHTFSHLSATIVLSRKRAGEGFYPAIDPLESRSMMLTPKVVGVKHYQVAQAVRKTLATYEELKDIIAMLGIEELSREDRKTVEQARRLERFMTQPFFTTKQFTGYEGRMVDLADTIDGCERILNDEFSKASESDLYMIGTVKEVKSR
- a CDS encoding F0F1 ATP synthase subunit epsilon: MRLKIYTPADIFLDQEVTSVVGESPAGSFCLLPRHIDYVTALVPGILSCLTPTNEERFLGVDGGILVKLADQVQVAAGWVVKGELGELRQQVERMISDADEKQRKTRSSVARLEADFIRRFMEFGKIGKV
- a CDS encoding AtpZ/AtpI family protein, with the translated sequence MEKSEKDNPSSQQRFSEDVRIREQRKIRSRKEENRNVWFGLGMFGVVGWSVAIPTLIAIFVGVWIDVTWKSPYSWTLMLLFVGIVVGCINAWFWIKREQRNIFSDRESDEDLK
- a CDS encoding ATP synthase subunit I, coding for MNQPVELYIRAAALFWGLFLGVFYFGGLWLTVRKLPVSRKPKTLWIASFMLRLIVLLSGLWLVLRQDMIAFGIAFISVMVARVVISKTVGRQKESWVESQKQS
- a CDS encoding F0F1 ATP synthase subunit A, producing the protein MHISPDNIIYWQHGSIALNGTIVFTWIVMGFLVVGSWIVTRKLSSDVTISRGQNLLEIIVLGMVRQIREVSRHKPVELLPFLGTLFLFVAISNLLSVVPGFQTPTGSLSTTAALSLCVFVMVPVYGISQSSLTQYLKNYIRPSAFMLPFNLMGEISRTLALAVRLFGNIMSGSMIAAILLSVAPLFLPIIMQLFGLLTGLVQAYIFSILAAVYLAAGMEVQTTHKKDASKGDG
- a CDS encoding F0F1 ATP synthase subunit C, which encodes MDNLGLVAVISIATAGLCIGIGAIGPALGEGRALAQALSSIAQQPDETTVITRTLFVGLAMVESTAIYCFVVAMILIFANPFWNYFLSKAGG